One Lysobacter enzymogenes DNA segment encodes these proteins:
- a CDS encoding amino acid permease — translation MSLAARLLRRKSVEQLQRQAQTRGELQRVLGLWHLTAIGLGGIIGVGIFVLTGTVAADHAGPAVVLSFVIAGIASAAAALCYAEFAGLIPVSGSAYTYGYAVLGEFAGWLIGWDLLLEFALIAAVVAVGWSGYVQALLAAAGVELPLWARGAYFGDVPGQWVNLPAVFVALAITALLAFGTQAGARFNTVVVAIKIGAAVLVIAAGAAFVDPARWQPFMPFGFGGVVTGASIVFFAVFGYEMMTTAAEEAVNPQRDLPRAVVLSLAIAMTLYVGICLVLTGIVSYATLDNDAPVANAFAAIGMPRVMVAISLASICGITSVIFANLMAGARIWFALARDGLLPAWFGQAHPRWRTPWRTTWLIGAAAALAAGLFTLEELAKLVNIGVLSAFVVICSAVLVLRRTRPELERPFRTPFSPWVPLIGIGFSLWLISGLPWVTYERFALWLLLGCAVYFGYGIRHSRLADASAGA, via the coding sequence ATGAGCCTCGCCGCCCGCCTGTTGCGCCGCAAGTCGGTCGAACAACTGCAACGCCAGGCGCAAACGCGCGGCGAACTGCAACGGGTGCTGGGGCTGTGGCATCTGACCGCGATCGGCCTGGGCGGGATCATCGGCGTGGGCATCTTCGTGCTGACCGGCACCGTCGCCGCCGATCACGCCGGGCCGGCGGTGGTGCTGTCGTTCGTCATCGCCGGCATCGCCAGCGCCGCGGCGGCGCTGTGCTACGCCGAGTTCGCCGGTTTGATCCCGGTCTCGGGCAGCGCCTACACCTACGGTTACGCGGTGCTCGGCGAGTTCGCCGGCTGGCTGATCGGCTGGGACCTGCTGCTGGAATTCGCGTTGATCGCCGCGGTGGTGGCGGTGGGCTGGTCGGGCTACGTGCAGGCCTTGCTGGCCGCGGCCGGGGTCGAACTGCCGCTGTGGGCGCGCGGCGCGTACTTCGGCGACGTGCCGGGGCAGTGGGTGAACCTGCCGGCGGTGTTCGTGGCGTTGGCGATCACCGCGCTGCTGGCGTTCGGCACCCAGGCCGGCGCGCGCTTCAACACCGTGGTGGTGGCGATCAAGATCGGCGCGGCGGTGTTGGTGATCGCCGCCGGCGCGGCCTTCGTCGATCCGGCGCGCTGGCAGCCGTTCATGCCGTTCGGCTTCGGCGGCGTGGTCACCGGCGCCTCGATCGTGTTCTTCGCCGTGTTCGGCTACGAGATGATGACCACCGCGGCCGAGGAGGCGGTGAACCCGCAACGCGACCTGCCGCGCGCGGTGGTGCTGTCGCTGGCGATCGCGATGACGCTGTACGTCGGCATCTGCCTGGTGCTGACCGGCATCGTCTCCTACGCCACGCTCGACAACGACGCGCCGGTCGCCAACGCGTTCGCCGCGATCGGCATGCCGCGGGTGATGGTGGCGATTTCGCTGGCCTCGATCTGCGGCATCACCAGCGTGATCTTCGCCAACCTGATGGCCGGCGCGCGGATCTGGTTCGCGCTGGCCCGCGACGGCCTGCTGCCGGCGTGGTTCGGCCAGGCCCATCCGCGCTGGCGCACGCCGTGGCGCACGACCTGGCTGATCGGCGCGGCGGCGGCGCTGGCGGCGGGATTGTTCACCCTGGAAGAACTCGCCAAGCTGGTCAACATCGGCGTGCTGAGTGCGTTCGTGGTGATCTGCAGCGCGGTGCTGGTGCTGCGCCGGACCCGACCGGAGCTGGAGCGGCCGTTCCGCACGCCGTTCTCGCCGTGGGTGCCGCTGATCGGGATCGGTTTTTCGCTGTGGCTGATCTCGGGCCTGCCGTGGGTCACCTACGAGCGTTTCGCACTGTGGTTGCTGCTCGGCTGCGCGGTGTATTTCGGTTACGGCATCCGCCACAGCCGGCTGGCGGACGCGTCCGCCGGCGCTTGA
- the lnt gene encoding apolipoprotein N-acyltransferase, whose product MLATALLLGLYARGGLAWGLGFVALVPWLLALGRGTTLRGALASGALMSVAFVAAVFYWFGAAIGAYVGVGATTATAALLALAPLMQPQWLAFALARQWAGRRYGAVLRALAATSAWLACEWLAPKALGDTLGHGLYPSATLRQVADLGGAAGLTALLLLVNEAVATAIERRGQGARALARPLAAAALIVACMAGYGMARRAALQAPPAPAPALRVAMVQASIVDYERLRGQIGAYAVVRKVLDAHYALSASAINDHGADVLLWSETVYPTSFGHPRSEDGAAFDRELQGFVDHAGVPLVFGTYDRDALGEYNAAALLEPGKGLLGVYRKTYPFPLTEHVPAWLDGPLLRRALPWTGGWRPGDGARVLPLRSADGREVNVVPLICLDDVHPDLAIDGARLGAQAIVGMSNDSWFTHYPVGARLHLAVAAFRSIETRLPQVRVTSNGLSAIIDESGEVLAHTATGDRAVLTAAIGARAPMPTLMVRWGDWVGRAGAGVLLGLAMLAVWQSVRRRAAAAPREETTVDAAVLTPPWRALAGALRLCAGLGLAWLAFDMLTRIGLQIQSLSQLRLFAMAVVAPAVAAWAIGRAFAAQLRVEDGMWVLEQRRQRIELPLASVAALRPWRIALPGSGVDVRLAEGPRWTRGLALARPQSLLRLLAAGGASVRWEGRFAAAWAEWAQARADAHRRRLDHPLAKFALLPLLLALVAFRLHQVIAFGGTFGEYYSYGLGAYLTGLLIWWASWSIGLMLLAAVLRIGIEAAVAAASILRATRAAAVRDALEWLGRAAFYLGVPAWLAWRLLSAG is encoded by the coding sequence ATGCTCGCCACTGCGCTCTTGCTCGGCCTGTACGCCCGTGGCGGCCTCGCCTGGGGCCTGGGCTTCGTCGCGCTGGTGCCGTGGCTGCTGGCGCTCGGGCGCGGCACGACCCTGCGCGGCGCGCTGGCGAGCGGCGCGCTGATGAGCGTCGCCTTCGTCGCGGCGGTGTTCTATTGGTTCGGCGCGGCGATCGGCGCCTATGTCGGCGTCGGCGCGACGACGGCGACCGCGGCGCTGCTGGCGCTGGCGCCGTTGATGCAGCCGCAATGGCTGGCGTTCGCGCTGGCGAGGCAATGGGCCGGGCGCCGCTACGGCGCAGTACTGCGCGCGCTGGCCGCGACCTCGGCGTGGCTGGCCTGCGAATGGCTGGCGCCGAAAGCGCTGGGCGACACCCTGGGGCACGGCCTGTATCCGTCGGCGACGTTGCGCCAGGTCGCCGACCTCGGCGGCGCCGCCGGGCTGACCGCGTTGCTGCTGCTGGTCAACGAAGCCGTGGCGACGGCGATCGAACGGCGCGGACAGGGCGCGCGCGCGCTGGCGCGGCCGCTGGCGGCCGCGGCGCTGATCGTGGCGTGCATGGCCGGCTACGGCATGGCGCGCCGCGCGGCCTTGCAGGCGCCGCCGGCGCCGGCGCCGGCGCTGCGGGTGGCGATGGTCCAGGCCAGCATCGTCGACTACGAGCGCCTGCGCGGGCAGATCGGCGCCTATGCGGTGGTGCGCAAGGTGCTCGACGCGCACTACGCGCTGTCGGCCTCGGCGATCAACGATCACGGCGCGGACGTATTGCTGTGGTCGGAGACGGTCTATCCCACCAGCTTCGGCCATCCGCGCAGCGAAGACGGCGCCGCGTTCGACCGCGAACTGCAGGGCTTCGTCGATCACGCCGGCGTGCCGCTGGTGTTCGGCACCTACGACCGCGACGCGCTCGGCGAGTACAACGCGGCCGCGTTGCTGGAGCCGGGCAAGGGACTGCTCGGCGTCTATCGCAAGACCTATCCGTTCCCGTTGACCGAGCACGTGCCGGCGTGGCTCGACGGCCCGCTGTTGCGCCGCGCGCTGCCGTGGACCGGCGGCTGGCGTCCGGGCGACGGCGCGCGGGTGCTGCCGCTGCGCAGCGCCGACGGCCGCGAAGTCAACGTGGTGCCGCTGATCTGCCTGGACGACGTGCATCCCGACCTCGCCATCGACGGCGCCCGGCTCGGCGCGCAGGCGATCGTCGGCATGTCCAACGATTCCTGGTTCACCCATTACCCGGTGGGCGCGCGCCTGCATCTGGCGGTCGCGGCGTTCCGCAGCATCGAGACCCGGCTGCCGCAGGTGCGCGTCACCAGCAACGGGCTCAGCGCGATCATCGACGAGAGCGGCGAAGTGCTGGCGCACACCGCGACCGGCGACCGGGCGGTGCTGACCGCGGCGATCGGCGCGCGCGCGCCGATGCCGACGCTGATGGTGCGCTGGGGCGATTGGGTCGGGCGCGCGGGCGCGGGAGTGCTGCTGGGATTGGCGATGCTGGCGGTGTGGCAGTCGGTGCGCCGTCGCGCGGCCGCGGCGCCGCGCGAGGAAACCACGGTCGATGCGGCGGTGCTGACGCCGCCCTGGCGCGCGCTGGCCGGCGCGTTGCGGCTGTGCGCCGGGCTGGGGTTGGCGTGGCTGGCGTTCGACATGCTGACCCGCATCGGCTTGCAGATCCAATCCTTGTCGCAACTGCGCCTGTTCGCGATGGCGGTGGTGGCGCCGGCGGTGGCGGCGTGGGCGATCGGGCGCGCGTTCGCGGCGCAGCTGCGGGTCGAAGACGGGATGTGGGTGCTGGAACAGCGGCGGCAGCGGATCGAACTGCCGCTGGCGTCGGTCGCCGCGCTGCGGCCGTGGCGCATCGCGTTGCCGGGCAGCGGCGTAGACGTGCGCCTGGCCGAGGGCCCGCGCTGGACCCGCGGCCTGGCGCTGGCGCGGCCGCAATCGCTGCTGCGGCTGTTGGCGGCCGGCGGCGCGTCGGTGCGCTGGGAAGGCCGTTTCGCCGCCGCCTGGGCCGAGTGGGCCCAGGCCCGCGCCGACGCGCACCGGCGCCGGCTCGATCACCCGCTGGCGAAGTTCGCGCTGTTGCCGCTGTTGCTGGCGTTGGTGGCGTTCCGGCTGCATCAGGTCATCGCCTTCGGCGGCACCTTCGGCGAGTACTACAGCTACGGGCTCGGCGCGTACCTGACCGGCCTGCTGATCTGGTGGGCGTCGTGGTCGATCGGCCTGATGCTGCTCGCGGCGGTGTTGCGGATCGGCATCGAAGCCGCGGTGGCGGCGGCCTCTATCTTGCGCGCCACGCGGGCCGCGGCGGTGCGCGACGCGCTGGAATGGCTGGGCCGGGCGGCGTTCTATCTCGGCGTGCCGGCATGGCTGGCGTGGCGATTGCTGTCGGCGGGATGA
- a CDS encoding M15 family metallopeptidase, translating into MDSVNGASGSSGSSSTQDSQSVSHTAQTAPTAAETRAQELDDELENNPQATAALAALTADPNYAQLSVEQQVQALDAFNAAPNLATATYLQGVAEQTLDPQATPSALTPDAGTLTLDGQTYDIRNGELIGADGQVAGSIRNDGQVQLAGETAPRSVYDDINTRVQLREADAAGQTRNLVDLHAADPNARLDSADLNRALTQRVESVISRARREGMDMRVTDTYRSVAEQNALYAQGRTAPGRIVTNATGGSSWHNYGLAADIAFNDARGQPSWPENGNWDRYGEIAVANGLEWGGNWRGITDRPHVEYHPGLGAGEARAMLPAYRQGGLQQVWNNLGL; encoded by the coding sequence ATGGACAGCGTCAACGGCGCTTCAGGCAGCTCAGGCAGTTCCAGCACCCAGGACAGCCAGTCCGTTTCGCACACCGCGCAAACCGCGCCGACCGCGGCCGAAACCCGCGCGCAGGAACTCGACGACGAACTGGAGAACAATCCCCAGGCCACGGCCGCGCTGGCCGCGCTCACCGCCGATCCGAACTACGCCCAGCTCAGCGTCGAACAGCAGGTGCAGGCGCTGGACGCGTTCAACGCCGCGCCGAACCTGGCCACTGCGACCTATCTGCAAGGCGTGGCCGAGCAAACGCTGGACCCGCAGGCCACGCCGAGCGCGCTGACGCCCGACGCCGGGACCCTGACCCTGGACGGGCAGACCTACGACATCCGCAACGGCGAACTGATCGGCGCCGACGGCCAGGTCGCCGGCAGCATCCGCAACGACGGCCAGGTGCAGCTCGCCGGCGAGACCGCGCCGCGCAGCGTCTACGACGACATCAACACCCGCGTGCAACTGCGCGAAGCCGATGCGGCCGGGCAGACGCGCAACCTGGTCGACCTGCACGCCGCCGATCCCAACGCGCGCCTGGACAGCGCCGACCTCAACCGCGCGCTGACCCAGCGGGTCGAATCAGTGATCTCTCGCGCGCGCCGCGAAGGCATGGACATGCGCGTGACCGACACCTACCGCAGCGTCGCCGAGCAGAACGCGCTGTATGCGCAGGGCCGCACCGCGCCGGGCCGGATCGTCACCAACGCCACCGGCGGCAGTTCCTGGCACAACTACGGACTGGCGGCGGACATCGCCTTCAACGACGCGCGCGGCCAGCCGAGCTGGCCGGAGAACGGCAACTGGGACCGCTACGGCGAGATCGCGGTCGCCAACGGCCTGGAATGGGGCGGCAACTGGCGCGGCATCACCGACCGCCCGCACGTCGAGTACCACCCCGGCCTCGGCGCCGGCGAGGCGCGCGCGATGCTGCCGGCCTACCGCCAGGGCGGACTGCAGCAGGTCTGGAACAATCTCGGACTCTGA
- a CDS encoding MFS transporter: protein MPAPSPALAGHSRLLTGLLLALFLGALEQTIVATALPAIVRDLAGFDLLGWALSAYLLATAAATPVIGKLSDLHGRRALLRACMALFALGSAICALAPDMRTLIGGRAVQGIGGAGLIVVAQAAVAQLAGPAQRSRYAGYFALVWAAAGLIGPLLGGALSDWLHWRAIFWINLPLGALVLWIGAPGLRALGPGHGEGRIDLAATALFAVATGAFLLALSWGGARHPWLSAPVLAALAVALATGAVFFARQRRSADPLLAPAWLRDPAIGPALAASLLLYGFYIAVAVLMPAYWQLGHGLRPTVSGALLVPALIAGAAGALIGGRAAARSGDYKRPVLPGLAIAALTLALMGALASQLSAWSVSALLALVAFGIGPCTATVNAVAQNAAPARQLGALTGAMALSRTLGTAVVVAAGSAMIVAHVRLGGGALAGGLLAGGESATAQTLPENTRALLRDAYAELFFFAAAGIALALLCYAWIRPRTAHAAELAEPAPGA, encoded by the coding sequence ATGCCCGCCCCCTCGCCCGCCCTCGCCGGCCACTCGCGCCTGCTTACCGGCCTGTTGCTCGCGCTGTTCCTCGGCGCGCTGGAACAGACCATCGTCGCCACCGCGCTGCCGGCGATCGTGCGCGATCTGGCCGGATTCGACCTGCTCGGCTGGGCGCTGTCGGCCTACCTGCTCGCCACCGCCGCGGCCACGCCGGTGATCGGCAAGCTCAGCGACCTGCACGGCCGTCGCGCGCTGCTGCGCGCGTGCATGGCGCTGTTCGCGCTGGGCTCGGCGATCTGCGCGCTGGCGCCGGACATGCGCACGCTGATCGGCGGACGCGCCGTGCAGGGCATCGGCGGCGCCGGCCTGATCGTGGTCGCGCAGGCCGCGGTCGCGCAGCTCGCCGGCCCCGCCCAGCGCAGCCGCTACGCCGGCTACTTCGCCCTGGTATGGGCCGCGGCCGGGCTGATCGGTCCGCTGCTCGGCGGCGCGCTCAGCGACTGGCTGCACTGGCGCGCGATCTTCTGGATCAACCTGCCGCTGGGCGCGCTGGTGCTGTGGATCGGCGCGCCGGGACTGCGCGCGCTCGGCCCTGGGCACGGCGAGGGCCGCATCGATCTGGCCGCCACCGCGCTGTTCGCCGTCGCCACCGGCGCGTTCCTGCTGGCGCTGTCGTGGGGCGGCGCGCGCCATCCGTGGCTGTCGGCGCCGGTGCTCGCCGCGCTGGCGGTCGCGCTGGCGACCGGCGCGGTGTTCTTCGCTCGCCAGCGCCGCAGCGCCGATCCGCTGCTGGCGCCGGCGTGGCTGCGCGATCCGGCGATCGGCCCGGCGCTGGCCGCGAGCCTGCTGCTGTACGGCTTCTACATCGCGGTGGCGGTGCTGATGCCGGCGTACTGGCAGCTCGGCCACGGCCTGCGCCCGACCGTGTCCGGCGCGCTGTTGGTGCCGGCGTTGATCGCCGGCGCGGCCGGCGCGCTGATCGGCGGCCGCGCCGCCGCGCGCAGCGGCGATTACAAACGGCCGGTGCTGCCGGGACTGGCGATCGCGGCGCTGACCCTGGCGCTGATGGGCGCGCTGGCGTCGCAACTGAGCGCGTGGTCGGTCAGCGCCCTGCTCGCCTTGGTCGCCTTCGGCATCGGCCCGTGCACGGCCACGGTCAACGCGGTCGCGCAGAACGCCGCGCCGGCGCGGCAACTCGGCGCGCTGACCGGCGCGATGGCGCTCAGCCGCACCCTCGGCACCGCGGTCGTGGTCGCCGCCGGCTCGGCGATGATCGTCGCCCACGTCCGCCTCGGCGGCGGCGCGCTCGCCGGCGGCCTGCTCGCCGGCGGCGAAAGCGCGACGGCGCAGACACTGCCCGAGAACACCCGCGCGCTGCTGCGCGACGCCTACGCCGAACTGTTCTTCTTCGCCGCCGCCGGCATCGCCCTGGCGCTGCTGTGCTACGCCTGGATCCGGCCGCGCACCGCGCACGCGGCCGAACTGGCCGAGCCCGCGCCCGGCGCGTGA